The stretch of DNA ATGCACCGGGCGACTGTTCGCCGTCACGGAGTGTCGTATCGAATATCACGATTCGCTTATTACTCTCAGTACTCATGACATTTTTCCCTCTTGTTACGGGGCGAGCACAGATAAGCGCCCCCCCTTGTTAACAGTTCAATATCAGGCAAAATTTCACTTCTGCCCAGGCCACTAAGGTCACTAAGGTCACTTTCATCGAGAACAACGGAGCGCTGTTCCACGGTACTCACCTCCTTCCGAGGGTTTTTTAAATAGAGCCGGAACAAGCCCGGCATGATACCGCCCGATGCCGCTGTACAATCACCGGGGCGCTATTATAAATAACTATATTCTGTGCAAATTTTCGTTTGCTGCCTGTTTATAATAACAGATTTTTCACTTTTACTGCAGGGACAGGCACCCTGCCTGTCCCTTGTTCATATCGATTATTTGTGGAGCCATGACATCATGCCGCGGAGTTTTTTGCCCACTTCCTCGATGAGGTGCTCTTCACCGTGGCGTTTCAGGGCGTTGTACATCGGTCTGCCGGCCTGATTTTCGAGAATCCAGTCACGGGCGAACTCACCCGACCTGATTCTGGCGAGGACCCGCTTCATCTCTTCGCGGGTTTCCGCGGTGATGATCTTCTTACCGGTAACCAGGTCGCCGTACTCGGCGGTATCGCTGATCGAGCTCCTCATATTGGCAATGCCGCCTTCATAAATAAGATCGACGATGAGCTTGACCTCATGGAGACATTCAAAATAGGCTATCTCGGGTTTGTACCCGGCCTCGACGAGGGTTTCGAAACCGGCCCTGATCAATTCAGTGAGCCCGCCGCAGAGTACAACCTGCTCGCCGAAAAGGTCGGTTTCGGTTTCTTCCTCGAACGTCGTCTCGATGATACCGGCCCGTCCTGCGCCGATTCCGCATGCATGTGCCAGGGCAAGCGTTTTCGCCTTCCCTGTGAAGTCCTGAAACACCGCAATAAGGCTCGGAACACCGCCGCCCTGCTCATAGACACGCCGCAGGAGATGGCCGGGACCCTTGGGGGCCACCATGTATACATCGATGTCTTTCGGCGGTTTTATCTGGCCGAAATGGATATTGAATCCGTGCGAGAAAACGAGCGCCTTTCCCGGCTTGAGACCCTGTACGATTTCGCTTTTATAAACCCTCGCCTGTAATTCATCGGGCAGAAGTATCTGGATGATGTCGGCCTGTTCAGCCGCCTTTGCAGCGGTCATGGGTTTGAAGCCGACCTCCTGCGCGAGCTTGAAATTGTCCGTTCCTTCGAGCTCCGCCACGATTACCTTGAAACCTGAATCCCTCAGATTCTGCGCCTGGGCATGACCCTGCGATCCAAAGCCCATGATAGCGATCGTTTTATTCTGAAGGATACTCCTGTCGGCATCCTTATCATAGTACATCTGCATGGTAATCCTCCACTCGTTTAAGTTGATTATGAATATTTTACTGTCCGTTCTGTTCGTTGTTTTCCTGCCCTGCTGTCTCGTTCATCTCTCTCATCATTGCAACCACTCCCGTCCGGGCCATTTCAATGATCTGGAAAGGCTCCATGAGCTTGATAAACGCATTGATTTTCCCTTCGGTGCCGGTGATCTGGATCATAAGTGACCTGTGCCCGACATCGATTGTTTTGGCGCGGAACACATTTGCAACTTCCAGTATCTCGGTCCTCGTGCCGGCAGTGCATTTCACCTTGATAAGGCAGAGCTCACGGCGCACCGAATTCTCACGGGGAAGATCGGTGACTTCGATGACATCGACAAGTTTGTTGAGCTGCTTCATGACCTGGTCGAGAATGCTGTCATCACCCCGTGTGACGATGGTCATCCGTGAAACCGAGGGGTCGTTAGACTCTCCGACAGTCAAGCTGTCGATGTTGTAACCGCGGGACGAAAACAGACCGCTGATCCGCGCGAGAACGCCGAATTT from bacterium encodes:
- the ilvN gene encoding acetolactate synthase small subunit, which codes for MRHIISVIVENKFGVLARISGLFSSRGYNIDSLTVGESNDPSVSRMTIVTRGDDSILDQVMKQLNKLVDVIEVTDLPRENSVRRELCLIKVKCTAGTRTEILEVANVFRAKTIDVGHRSLMIQITGTEGKINAFIKLMEPFQIIEMARTGVVAMMREMNETAGQENNEQNGQ
- the ilvC gene encoding ketol-acid reductoisomerase, which encodes MQMYYDKDADRSILQNKTIAIMGFGSQGHAQAQNLRDSGFKVIVAELEGTDNFKLAQEVGFKPMTAAKAAEQADIIQILLPDELQARVYKSEIVQGLKPGKALVFSHGFNIHFGQIKPPKDIDVYMVAPKGPGHLLRRVYEQGGGVPSLIAVFQDFTGKAKTLALAHACGIGAGRAGIIETTFEEETETDLFGEQVVLCGGLTELIRAGFETLVEAGYKPEIAYFECLHEVKLIVDLIYEGGIANMRSSISDTAEYGDLVTGKKIITAETREEMKRVLARIRSGEFARDWILENQAGRPMYNALKRHGEEHLIEEVGKKLRGMMSWLHK